One region of Pirellulales bacterium genomic DNA includes:
- a CDS encoding sodium:proton antiporter, with protein sequence MGITDDSSTSPSSSRGVVITTTVILVGYLVAAALGLPQRGTELTLGEPDYPVGDPSVVTLDTVNAPEQPGIANDSPPADLAQRPHVPAEPPSFLMVLPFALLLAAIAVLPLSHWTEHWWDNNLHRFYVAAGLGLFTLGYYALVHAHPVDRHFLGHAVIAPSSGGVSLGVPWAVFQNAIFNEFVPFVILLFALYTISGGIRIEGDLPAHPLTNSLFIGVGAVLANLIGTTGAAMLLVRPLLETNSERRHVKHTVVFFIFAVCNCGGCLLPIGDPPLFLGYLQGVDFLWTLALWPPWLLVNGALVVIYYAWDYFWCYPHEAKADLVKDEARVRRLQFSGVWPNALLLLAVVVAVAILDPSKPFPGSDWHPWLFLREAVLLALVGLSLVLGRADVRRANQFNYGAIIEVAALFFGIFLCMQPALQILEVKGNELGIDVPWKFFWSTGALSSVLDNAPTYLVFFKAAQSLHSTGETMAGVNVDILAAISLGAVFMGAMTYIGNGPNFMVKSIAEKAGVKMPSFFGYMLYSLGVLFPLFVIVTLVFFR encoded by the coding sequence ATGGGCATAACCGACGACTCCTCGACCAGCCCGAGTTCCTCGCGCGGCGTCGTAATCACAACCACGGTGATCCTGGTCGGTTATCTCGTGGCCGCAGCGCTCGGGCTGCCGCAGCGCGGCACCGAACTGACGCTAGGAGAACCCGACTACCCGGTGGGCGACCCTAGCGTCGTTACATTGGATACGGTCAATGCTCCAGAACAGCCGGGCATCGCCAACGACTCACCGCCCGCCGACCTGGCACAAAGGCCGCACGTTCCGGCCGAGCCGCCGAGTTTCTTGATGGTGCTACCCTTTGCCCTGTTGCTCGCGGCGATCGCCGTGTTGCCGCTCAGCCACTGGACCGAGCATTGGTGGGACAATAACCTGCACCGCTTTTACGTAGCGGCGGGTCTGGGCCTCTTTACGCTCGGCTATTACGCGCTTGTACACGCCCACCCGGTGGATCGGCACTTTCTGGGGCATGCGGTGATCGCGCCCTCGAGCGGTGGCGTGTCGCTGGGTGTGCCCTGGGCCGTCTTTCAGAACGCCATCTTCAACGAGTTCGTGCCGTTCGTCATCCTGCTGTTTGCCCTGTACACGATCAGCGGCGGCATTCGCATCGAGGGGGACCTGCCGGCCCATCCGCTCACGAATTCGCTGTTCATCGGCGTGGGCGCGGTGCTGGCGAACCTGATCGGCACGACCGGCGCGGCCATGCTGCTGGTGCGACCGCTTTTGGAGACCAATAGCGAACGTCGGCACGTCAAGCACACGGTCGTCTTTTTCATCTTCGCCGTGTGCAATTGCGGCGGTTGCCTGCTGCCGATCGGCGACCCGCCGTTGTTCCTGGGTTATTTGCAGGGGGTCGATTTCCTGTGGACGCTCGCCCTTTGGCCGCCTTGGCTGTTGGTCAACGGCGCGCTGGTGGTGATCTATTACGCGTGGGATTATTTCTGGTGCTATCCGCACGAAGCCAAAGCGGACCTGGTCAAGGACGAAGCGCGCGTGCGCCGCTTGCAGTTCAGCGGCGTGTGGCCCAACGCTCTTTTGCTTCTCGCCGTGGTCGTGGCGGTGGCGATTCTGGATCCGAGCAAGCCCTTTCCTGGCAGCGACTGGCATCCCTGGTTGTTCCTGCGCGAGGCGGTGCTTCTGGCGCTTGTCGGGTTGTCGCTGGTGCTCGGTCGCGCCGACGTGCGCCGCGCCAATCAGTTCAATTACGGCGCCATCATCGAAGTGGCAGCCTTGTTCTTCGGCATCTTTTTGTGCATGCAACCGGCGCTGCAGATTCTGGAAGTGAAGGGAAACGAGCTGGGCATCGACGTCCCCTGGAAATTCTTCTGGAGCACCGGCGCGCTCTCGAGCGTGCTCGACAACGCACCCACCTACCTGGTGTTTTTCAAGGCCGCGCAGTCGCTGCACAGCACGGGCGAAACGATGGCGGGCGTCAACGTCGACATTCTCGCGGCCATCAGCCTGGGCGCCGTCTTCATGGGCGCCATGACCTATATCGGCAATGGGCCGAACTTCATGGTCAAGTCGATCGCGGAAAAGGCGGGCGTGAAGATGCCCAGCTTCTTCGGCTACATGCTGTACAGCCTGGGCGTGCTGTTCCCGCTGTTCGTGATCGTGACGCTCGTGTTCTTCCGCTGA
- a CDS encoding PilZ domain-containing protein, whose amino-acid sequence MPFELHELRSFGNALHPLLVEARANDQRDDRWGIRYPFFRAVSITGPNGEHYDAFSRDISASGIGLLHNVELPPGLVDIHISSARGYGLQVQTRIFWCQSCGEGWYISGGRFTSVPTVDEP is encoded by the coding sequence ATGCCCTTCGAACTTCACGAACTGCGTTCCTTCGGTAATGCCTTGCATCCGCTGTTGGTCGAAGCCCGCGCCAATGATCAGCGCGACGACCGCTGGGGCATTCGTTATCCGTTCTTCCGCGCCGTCTCGATCACCGGACCCAACGGCGAACACTACGACGCCTTCAGCCGCGACATCTCGGCCAGCGGCATCGGGCTGTTGCACAACGTCGAGTTGCCGCCGGGCCTGGTGGATATCCACATCTCGTCGGCGCGCGGCTACGGCCTGCAAGTACAGACGCGCATTTTCTGGTGCCAGTCGTGCGGCGAAGGCTGGTACATCAGCGGCGGTCGCTTCACCAGCGTCCCCACCGTCGACGAGCCGTAA
- a CDS encoding (5-formylfuran-3-yl)methyl phosphate synthase, which translates to MKTKLLVSVRDASEAVDALAAGTDLIDLKEPRRGSLGAVEPHVMREVVAAVAGRAPVSAALGELLDNPPLADVPPGIQLAKLGLAGCSAQTNWPDRLADAIGRLPEGVQAVAVAYADGGRADAPAPDQVLDVARRLGCRAVLVDTWQKGAGGLLDLWTVERCASFVAQVHEARLMAVIGGSLTVDGLRRLLPIAPDYLAVRGAACDADRAGRLSFDRVRELAAIVRHGQNGAASATSRPHARATAD; encoded by the coding sequence ATGAAAACCAAATTGCTCGTCAGCGTCCGCGATGCGAGCGAAGCGGTCGACGCGTTGGCCGCCGGCACCGATCTGATCGACCTTAAAGAGCCGCGCCGTGGCTCGCTGGGCGCCGTCGAACCGCACGTCATGCGCGAAGTCGTTGCCGCGGTTGCCGGCCGCGCACCCGTCAGCGCGGCACTGGGGGAATTGCTCGACAATCCGCCGCTGGCCGACGTGCCGCCGGGCATTCAACTGGCCAAGCTGGGCCTGGCCGGTTGCTCCGCGCAGACCAATTGGCCCGACAGACTTGCCGACGCCATCGGGCGCTTGCCGGAAGGAGTGCAGGCCGTCGCCGTGGCTTATGCGGATGGCGGCCGCGCCGATGCGCCCGCGCCGGACCAGGTTCTCGATGTCGCCCGGCGCCTCGGCTGTCGAGCGGTGCTCGTCGACACATGGCAAAAAGGCGCCGGCGGCCTGTTGGACTTATGGACGGTCGAGCGGTGCGCGAGTTTCGTAGCCCAGGTACATGAAGCACGGCTCATGGCCGTGATCGGCGGCTCGCTGACGGTCGACGGGCTGCGGCGCTTGTTGCCCATCGCGCCCGATTATCTCGCCGTGCGCGGTGCCGCGTGCGATGCTGATCGTGCCGGACGATTGTCGTTCGACCGGGTGCGCGAGCTGGCCGCCATCGTTCGCCACGGACAGAACGGCGCCGCGTCCGCGACGTCTCGCCCACATGCCAGGGCAACGGCCGATTAG
- a CDS encoding serine hydrolase — MRRSSRFLASLLVEVGVLCGFAHESRAQAPADAPQQAQRRLAAPNVADDASIPQTVNAVIRPWMAKYEAPGVMVIVRREGKTRFFPLGFADLARRKPVTPETIFELASITKVFATTSLAMEVEAGRMRLTDSVADYIPYLREHGADIRNVTLQQLATHTSSLPRTPGVKAPPQGWNRQHVVQWLATWRAPYPPGTKSLYSNVAVGVLGFAIADREERPLFQVWREQFLEPLGMHNTFFEIPPQARPLVAQGYSPQGKPVPHDPPGGWPAGGRLSSSGHDMAQFLVANMNEMPNRPAITRAMQFAQQPFFEVSPKMTQGLAWQRARVQDELVIDKNGGLDGTSTYIGMLPEHHTGVVVMANRGKCQATAVGRKLLMAFIAREHDEDTPDEE, encoded by the coding sequence ATGAGAAGATCCAGCAGGTTCCTGGCATCGCTACTTGTCGAGGTGGGTGTTCTGTGCGGCTTCGCGCACGAGTCGCGGGCACAAGCCCCGGCCGACGCACCTCAACAGGCTCAGCGCAGACTGGCCGCGCCCAATGTCGCGGACGACGCATCGATTCCGCAAACCGTGAACGCGGTCATCCGTCCATGGATGGCCAAGTACGAAGCGCCGGGGGTGATGGTCATCGTGCGTCGCGAGGGGAAGACGCGATTCTTTCCACTGGGCTTTGCCGATCTCGCACGGCGCAAGCCGGTGACGCCCGAGACGATTTTCGAACTGGCCTCGATCACGAAGGTCTTCGCCACGACGTCATTGGCGATGGAAGTCGAGGCGGGCCGCATGCGGCTTACCGATTCGGTGGCCGATTACATTCCTTATTTGCGCGAGCACGGTGCGGATATTCGCAACGTCACGCTCCAGCAGTTGGCGACCCATACGTCGAGCCTGCCGCGCACGCCCGGCGTCAAGGCACCACCGCAGGGTTGGAACCGACAGCACGTCGTCCAATGGCTGGCGACGTGGCGCGCCCCCTATCCGCCGGGAACGAAGAGTTTGTATTCGAACGTGGCTGTCGGCGTATTGGGGTTTGCCATTGCTGATCGCGAAGAGCGGCCGCTCTTTCAGGTTTGGCGCGAGCAATTCCTGGAACCGCTGGGAATGCACAACACGTTCTTCGAAATCCCGCCGCAAGCACGACCACTGGTTGCGCAGGGATATAGCCCGCAGGGGAAGCCCGTGCCGCACGATCCGCCAGGTGGCTGGCCGGCGGGCGGGCGATTGAGCTCGTCGGGGCACGACATGGCCCAGTTCCTCGTCGCCAACATGAACGAAATGCCGAACCGTCCCGCGATCACGCGCGCCATGCAGTTCGCGCAGCAACCCTTTTTCGAAGTTTCGCCGAAGATGACGCAAGGGCTTGCCTGGCAGCGCGCGCGTGTACAAGACGAACTAGTGATCGACAAGAATGGCGGTCTCGACGGCACCTCGACCTACATCGGCATGCTACCGGAGCATCATACGGGCGTCGTGGTGATGGCGAATCGTGGCAAATGCCAGGCCACGGCCGTAGGGCGAAAACTCCTCATGGCCTTCATCGCTCGCGAGCATGACGAGGATACTCCCGACGAGGAATAA